A single window of Streptomyces cathayae DNA harbors:
- a CDS encoding NAD(P)/FAD-dependent oxidoreductase — MSRPRIVIIGAGFAGYRTARTLSRLARGRAEITLLNPTDYFLYLPLLPQVAAGILEPRRVTVSLSGTLPHVRLVLGEADGIDLDRRTVRYTGPEGDRGTLSYDRLVLAAGSVNKLLPIPGVAEHAHGFRGLPEALYLRDHVTRQMELAAATDDPAGCAARCTFVVVGAGYTGTEVAAHGKLFSDAQVHNHPLRTGLRPRWLLLDIADRVLPELDERLSSTADRVLRERGVEVRMGTSVKEATHDGVLLTDGEFVDTRTLVWCVGVRPDPLAESLGLSMERGRLLVDPHLRVPGRPEVFACGDAAAVPDLEKPGRYTPMTAQHAWRQGEVCAHNIAASFGDGESRAYRHRDLGFVVDLGGVKAAANPLGVNLSGPVAGAVARGYHLAAMPGNRVRVAADWLLDAVLPRQAVQLGLVRSWSVPLDTASPELARVPSGPERKRSGDETAEPARKQPGGEAAKSRPGGEPAKSRPGGEPAKSRPGPRPPAGSHASPGPVKRTDYPADPADPRDQAEGDS; from the coding sequence GTGAGTCGACCCCGCATCGTGATCATCGGTGCCGGCTTCGCCGGATACCGCACGGCCCGCACCCTGTCCCGGCTCGCCCGGGGAAGGGCCGAGATCACCCTGCTGAATCCGACCGACTACTTTCTGTATCTGCCCCTGCTGCCCCAGGTCGCCGCCGGCATCCTGGAACCGCGCCGGGTCACCGTCTCCCTCTCCGGCACGCTGCCGCACGTACGACTGGTGCTGGGTGAGGCCGACGGCATCGACCTCGACCGGCGGACCGTGCGCTACACCGGCCCCGAGGGGGACCGCGGCACCCTCTCCTACGACCGGCTGGTGCTGGCCGCGGGCAGCGTCAACAAGCTGCTGCCGATCCCCGGCGTCGCCGAGCACGCCCACGGTTTCCGCGGTCTGCCCGAAGCGCTGTATCTGCGCGACCACGTGACCCGGCAGATGGAACTCGCGGCCGCCACCGACGACCCCGCGGGCTGCGCCGCCCGGTGCACCTTCGTCGTGGTCGGCGCCGGTTACACCGGGACCGAAGTCGCCGCGCACGGAAAGCTGTTCAGCGACGCGCAGGTGCACAATCACCCCCTGCGGACGGGCCTGCGCCCGCGCTGGCTGCTGCTGGACATCGCCGACCGGGTCCTGCCCGAACTCGACGAACGGCTCTCCTCCACCGCCGACCGGGTGCTGCGCGAACGGGGGGTGGAGGTACGGATGGGGACCTCCGTGAAGGAGGCCACGCACGACGGAGTGCTGCTGACCGACGGCGAGTTCGTCGACACACGGACGCTGGTGTGGTGCGTGGGCGTGCGGCCCGATCCGCTCGCCGAGTCGCTGGGGCTGTCCATGGAACGCGGGCGGCTGCTGGTGGACCCGCACCTGCGGGTGCCGGGGCGGCCCGAGGTGTTCGCCTGCGGTGACGCGGCGGCGGTGCCCGATCTGGAGAAGCCCGGCCGGTACACCCCGATGACCGCGCAGCACGCCTGGCGGCAGGGCGAGGTCTGCGCGCACAACATCGCCGCCTCCTTCGGTGACGGTGAGTCGCGCGCCTACCGCCACCGTGACCTGGGGTTCGTGGTGGACCTGGGTGGCGTCAAGGCGGCGGCCAATCCGCTCGGTGTCAATCTGTCCGGTCCGGTGGCCGGAGCGGTCGCCCGCGGTTACCACCTCGCGGCGATGCCCGGCAACCGGGTGCGCGTCGCCGCCGACTGGCTGCTGGACGCCGTACTGCCGCGTCAGGCGGTGCAGTTGGGGCTCGTACGGTCCTGGTCGGTGCCGCTGGACACGGCGTCCCCGGAACTCGCCCGGGTGCCGTCCGGCCCGGAACGGAAGCGGTCCGGCGACGAGACCGCCGAGCCGGCCAGGAAGCAGCCGGGTGGGGAGGCGGCGAAGAGCCGGCCGGGTGGGGAGCCGGCGAAGAGCCGGCCCGGAGGCGAGCCCGCGAAGAGCCGGCCCGGTCCCCGGCCGCCCGCCGGCTCCCACGCCTCCCCCGGCCCCGTCAAGCGCACCGACTACCCAGCCGACCCCGCCGATCCCCGTGATCAGGCCGAAGGAGACTCATGA
- a CDS encoding VOC family protein has protein sequence MEILGATLRVCVDDIETAIPFYERLAGGKALRFERAGVHVAAVGCFLLMSGPAAELDVLRKVAATNAVQDVEEAGRVLAEMSADIVAGPLPTPVGRNLIARHPDGAVYEYADRRATV, from the coding sequence ATGGAGATACTGGGTGCCACGCTGCGCGTCTGCGTCGACGACATCGAGACCGCGATCCCCTTCTACGAGCGGCTGGCGGGAGGCAAGGCGCTCCGCTTCGAGCGGGCCGGTGTCCACGTGGCCGCGGTCGGCTGTTTCCTGCTGATGAGCGGTCCCGCGGCCGAACTGGACGTGCTGCGCAAGGTGGCGGCGACCAACGCGGTGCAGGACGTCGAGGAGGCCGGTCGGGTACTCGCGGAGATGAGCGCGGACATCGTCGCAGGCCCGCTCCCCACCCCGGTGGGCCGCAACCTCATCGCACGGCACCCGGACGGGGCGGTCTACGAGTACGCGGACCGCCGCGCCACCGTCTGA
- a CDS encoding GNAT family N-acetyltransferase, giving the protein MPHTASRHLAEGPRVGIRHLTHADSAEFTARARESKDLHRPWLFPPDHAAAYSAYAEQLIRDPAKAGFLVCEKADGSIAAFININNIVHGAFQSGALGYGAFAHAAGRGLMREGLDLVVRHAFGPMRLHRLEINVQPANAASIALARSCGFRLEGFSPDMLFIDGAWRDHERWALTQEMRGPH; this is encoded by the coding sequence GTGCCGCACACCGCCTCCCGTCACCTCGCCGAGGGCCCCCGCGTGGGGATACGGCACCTCACCCACGCGGACAGCGCGGAGTTCACCGCCCGCGCCCGGGAGAGCAAGGACCTGCACCGCCCCTGGCTGTTCCCGCCGGACCACGCCGCGGCGTACTCCGCGTACGCCGAGCAGCTGATCCGGGACCCCGCCAAGGCCGGCTTCCTGGTCTGCGAGAAGGCCGACGGTTCCATCGCCGCTTTCATCAACATCAACAACATCGTCCACGGCGCGTTCCAGAGCGGCGCCCTCGGCTACGGCGCGTTCGCGCACGCGGCGGGGCGCGGCCTGATGCGCGAAGGGCTGGACCTCGTCGTACGGCACGCGTTCGGGCCGATGCGGCTGCACCGGCTGGAGATCAACGTGCAGCCCGCCAACGCCGCCTCCATCGCCCTGGCCCGCAGCTGCGGGTTCCGCCTGGAGGGCTTCTCACCGGACATGCTCTTCATCGACGGGGCCTGGCGCGACCACGAACGCTGGGCGCTCACCCAGGAGATGCGCGGGCCCCACTGA
- a CDS encoding S66 peptidase family protein: MSRVEPLLRPPRPGPGARVAVVAPSGPVPEERLQAGLDVLRGWDLDPVVAPHVLGRHRDFDYLAGTDAERAADLQSAWCDPAVDVVMCARGGYGAQRMADLLDWTAMRAAGPKVFVGFSDITALHEAFATRLGLVTLHGPMAAGIDFVKNARAQDHLKATLLAPETVRTLTSPEGTALVPGRARGVTLGGCLALLAADLGTPHARGSARGGLLCLEDVGEEPYRLDRYLTQLLRAGWFDGVAGLLLGSWAQCGPYETVRALLADRLGGLGVPVAERFGFGHCDGALTVPFGVPAELDAEAGTLTLDEPALS; this comes from the coding sequence ATGAGCAGGGTCGAGCCGTTGCTGCGGCCGCCCCGGCCCGGTCCCGGGGCCCGGGTGGCCGTCGTCGCGCCCAGCGGGCCCGTGCCCGAGGAGCGGCTCCAGGCCGGTCTCGACGTGCTGCGCGGCTGGGACCTCGACCCGGTGGTCGCCCCCCATGTCCTGGGTCGGCACCGCGACTTCGACTACCTGGCCGGCACGGACGCCGAGCGGGCCGCCGACCTGCAGTCCGCCTGGTGCGACCCCGCCGTGGACGTGGTGATGTGCGCCCGGGGCGGCTACGGCGCGCAGCGCATGGCCGACCTGCTCGACTGGACGGCGATGCGGGCCGCCGGGCCGAAGGTGTTCGTCGGGTTCAGCGACATCACCGCCCTGCACGAGGCGTTCGCCACCCGGCTCGGCCTGGTCACCCTGCACGGGCCGATGGCGGCGGGCATCGACTTCGTCAAGAACGCACGCGCGCAGGACCACCTGAAGGCGACCCTCCTCGCCCCGGAGACCGTCCGCACCCTCACCTCCCCCGAGGGCACCGCGCTGGTCCCCGGGAGGGCGCGGGGCGTCACCCTAGGCGGCTGCCTCGCCCTGCTCGCCGCCGACCTCGGCACCCCGCACGCCAGAGGCTCCGCGCGCGGCGGGCTGCTGTGCCTGGAGGACGTGGGGGAGGAGCCGTACCGGCTCGACCGGTACCTCACCCAACTCCTGCGGGCCGGATGGTTCGACGGGGTGGCGGGGCTGCTGCTCGGCTCCTGGGCGCAGTGTGGGCCGTACGAGACGGTGCGGGCCCTGCTCGCCGACCGGCTCGGCGGCCTGGGCGTGCCCGTGGCCGAGCGGTTCGGCTTCGGTCACTGCGACGGGGCGCTCACCGTCCCCTTCGGCGTCCCGGCCGAACTCGACGCGGAGGCGGGCACCCTGACACTCGACGAACCGGCACTGAGCTGA
- a CDS encoding prolyl oligopeptidase family serine peptidase translates to MGETVQTLPYGEWPSPIDAATAAAHDGKPEFVGFVGDEVWWTEPRPAEGGRRTLVRRHSDGTEESVLPAPWNVRSRVVEYGGRPWAGFVRDDDPLVVFVNFADQRLYRCEPGGEPRPLTPLSPVGQGLRWAEPTLLPDRGEVWCVLEEFTGDGPSEVRRVLAAVPLDGSAAEDRGAVRELTDDRHRFVTGPRLSPDGRHVAWLAWDHPRMPWDGTELRLAEAAPDGTLHHARTVAGGPDESIAQADWTHDGRLLHTSDRTGWWNLYRDGEPVCPREEEFGGPLWQPGSRWFTPLDSGLIAVVHGRGATALGILDPETGEVVDAAGPWTEFAPTLAAHGERVVAVGAGPRSAPEVVELDTRTGRTRVIGAPHKDAVDPAHYPDPQARTFTGPGGREIHAHVYPPHHPDCVAPDGQLPPYVIRAHGGPTGRAPLVLDLGIAYLTSRGIGVVEVDYGGSTGYGRAYRERLREQWGVVDVEDCAAVALALADEGTADRDRLAVRGGSAGGWTAAASLTTTDVYACGTILYPVLDLTGWGPGETHDFESEYLESLIGPRAEVPERYAERSPAAHADRLTVPFLLLQGLDDVICPPAQCERFLARLEGGKVPHAYIAFEGEGHGFRRADTMVRALEAELSLYAQVFGLTVRGVPVLELTE, encoded by the coding sequence ATGGGGGAAACGGTGCAGACCCTGCCCTACGGCGAGTGGCCCTCGCCCATCGACGCGGCCACGGCCGCGGCACACGACGGGAAGCCCGAGTTCGTGGGGTTCGTCGGGGACGAGGTGTGGTGGACCGAGCCCCGGCCCGCCGAGGGCGGCCGGCGCACCCTGGTGCGCCGGCACTCCGACGGAACCGAGGAGTCCGTGCTGCCAGCGCCGTGGAACGTGCGCAGCCGGGTCGTCGAGTACGGCGGACGGCCCTGGGCCGGGTTCGTCCGGGACGACGACCCTCTCGTGGTCTTCGTGAACTTCGCCGACCAGCGCCTCTACCGCTGTGAACCCGGCGGTGAGCCGCGTCCGCTGACCCCGCTCTCCCCGGTGGGGCAGGGGCTGCGCTGGGCCGAGCCGACGCTGCTGCCGGACCGCGGCGAGGTGTGGTGCGTCCTGGAGGAGTTCACCGGCGACGGACCGAGCGAGGTGCGCCGCGTCCTGGCCGCCGTACCGCTGGACGGCTCGGCCGCCGAGGACCGCGGCGCCGTCCGTGAACTCACCGACGACCGGCACCGGTTCGTCACCGGTCCGCGACTGTCACCCGACGGGCGGCACGTCGCCTGGCTGGCCTGGGACCACCCGCGCATGCCGTGGGACGGCACCGAACTGCGTCTCGCCGAGGCCGCACCCGACGGCACCCTGCACCACGCCCGCACCGTGGCCGGCGGCCCCGACGAGTCCATCGCCCAGGCCGACTGGACGCACGACGGCCGGCTGCTGCACACGAGCGACCGCACCGGCTGGTGGAACCTCTACCGCGACGGCGAACCGGTCTGCCCGCGCGAGGAGGAGTTCGGCGGCCCGCTGTGGCAGCCGGGGTCGCGCTGGTTCACCCCGCTGGACAGCGGTCTGATCGCCGTCGTGCACGGCCGGGGCGCCACCGCGCTCGGCATACTCGACCCCGAGACGGGCGAGGTCGTCGACGCCGCCGGGCCCTGGACCGAGTTCGCGCCCACGCTCGCGGCGCACGGCGAGCGGGTCGTCGCCGTCGGCGCCGGGCCCCGCAGCGCCCCCGAGGTGGTGGAACTGGACACCCGCACCGGCAGGACCCGGGTGATCGGCGCCCCGCACAAGGACGCCGTGGACCCCGCCCACTACCCCGACCCGCAGGCCCGCACCTTCACCGGTCCGGGCGGCCGGGAGATCCACGCCCACGTGTACCCGCCGCACCACCCCGACTGCGTCGCGCCCGACGGCCAACTGCCGCCGTACGTGATCCGGGCGCACGGCGGACCCACCGGCCGGGCTCCCCTCGTGCTCGACCTGGGGATCGCCTACCTCACCTCACGCGGCATCGGCGTCGTGGAGGTCGACTACGGCGGCTCCACCGGATACGGACGTGCCTACCGCGAACGGCTGCGCGAGCAGTGGGGCGTGGTCGACGTCGAGGACTGCGCGGCCGTCGCGCTCGCCCTCGCCGACGAGGGCACCGCCGACCGCGACCGGCTCGCCGTCCGCGGCGGCAGCGCCGGCGGCTGGACCGCGGCCGCCTCCCTCACCACGACCGACGTCTACGCCTGCGGCACCATCCTCTACCCGGTGCTCGACCTGACGGGCTGGGGCCCGGGGGAGACCCACGACTTCGAGTCCGAGTACCTCGAGAGCCTCATCGGCCCGCGCGCCGAGGTCCCCGAGCGGTACGCCGAACGCTCGCCCGCCGCGCACGCCGACCGGCTCACCGTCCCCTTCCTGCTGCTCCAGGGCCTGGACGACGTCATCTGCCCTCCCGCGCAGTGCGAGCGGTTCCTGGCCCGGCTGGAGGGCGGCAAGGTGCCGCACGCGTACATCGCCTTCGAGGGCGAGGGGCACGGCTTCCGGCGCGCGGACACCATGGTGCGCGCCCTGGAGGCGGAACTGTCGTTGTACGCCCAGGTGTTCGGCCTGACGGTGCGCGGCGTGCCGGTACTGGAGCTCACCGAATGA
- a CDS encoding M20/M25/M40 family metallo-hydrolase — MADERALDEVVTFTSELIRIDTTNRGGGDCRERPAAEYAAERLAGAGLEPVLLERTPGRTNVVARLAGTDPTADALLVHGHLDVVPAEAADWSVHPFSGEVRDGVVWGRGAVDMKNMDAMILAVVRAWARQGVRPRRDIVIAFTADEEASAEDGSGFLADRHAALFEGCTEGISESGAFTVHDGAGRQLYPIAAGERGTAWLKLTARGRAGHGSKVNRDNAVTRLAASVTRIGEYEWPLRLTPTVRAALTELAALYGVDPDLSDVDTLLTKLGPAAKLVEHTLRNSSNPTMLDAGYKLNVIPGQAVAHIDGRFLPGGEDEFRATLDRLTGPDVDWEFEHREPALEAPLDSTTFARMRAAVQEFAPEGHPVPYCMSGGTDAKQFSRLGITGYGFAPLKLPEGFDYQALFHGVDERVPVEALHFGVRVLDRFLRTV, encoded by the coding sequence ATGGCTGACGAACGTGCCCTGGACGAGGTCGTGACGTTCACCTCCGAACTCATCCGGATCGACACCACCAACAGGGGCGGGGGCGACTGCCGGGAGCGGCCCGCCGCCGAGTACGCGGCGGAGCGGCTCGCCGGGGCGGGCCTGGAGCCGGTGCTGCTGGAGCGCACCCCCGGCCGGACCAACGTCGTCGCGCGCCTCGCGGGCACCGACCCGACGGCCGACGCGCTCCTCGTCCACGGCCACCTCGACGTCGTACCGGCCGAGGCCGCCGACTGGAGCGTGCACCCGTTCTCCGGCGAGGTGCGCGACGGGGTGGTCTGGGGCCGCGGCGCCGTCGACATGAAGAACATGGACGCGATGATCCTCGCCGTGGTGCGGGCCTGGGCACGGCAGGGCGTGCGGCCCCGGCGCGACATCGTGATCGCGTTCACCGCGGACGAGGAGGCCAGCGCCGAGGACGGCTCCGGGTTCCTCGCCGACCGGCACGCGGCGCTCTTCGAGGGCTGCACCGAGGGGATCAGCGAATCGGGCGCCTTCACCGTCCACGACGGCGCCGGCCGGCAGCTCTACCCGATCGCGGCGGGGGAGCGCGGTACGGCCTGGCTGAAGCTGACCGCGCGCGGGCGGGCCGGGCACGGCTCCAAGGTCAACCGGGACAACGCGGTGACCCGCCTCGCCGCCTCGGTCACCCGCATAGGCGAGTACGAGTGGCCGCTGCGGCTGACCCCGACGGTCCGTGCGGCACTCACCGAACTCGCCGCCCTGTACGGCGTCGACCCCGACCTGTCCGACGTGGACACGCTGCTCACCAAGCTGGGCCCGGCGGCGAAACTCGTCGAGCACACCCTCCGCAACAGCAGCAACCCGACGATGCTGGACGCCGGTTACAAGCTCAACGTGATCCCCGGACAGGCCGTGGCCCACATCGACGGACGGTTCCTGCCCGGTGGGGAGGACGAGTTCCGCGCCACCTTGGACCGGCTCACGGGGCCGGACGTGGACTGGGAGTTCGAGCACCGCGAGCCGGCTCTCGAGGCACCGCTGGACTCGACGACGTTCGCGCGGATGCGGGCCGCCGTGCAGGAGTTCGCACCCGAGGGGCACCCCGTGCCGTACTGCATGTCCGGCGGCACGGACGCCAAGCAGTTCTCCCGCCTCGGCATCACCGGTTACGGGTTCGCCCCGCTGAAACTGCCGGAGGGCTTCGACTACCAGGCCCTCTTCCACGGAGTCGACGAGCGCGTCCCGGTCGAGGCGCTCCACTTCGGTGTCCGCGTCCTCGACCGGTTCCTGCGGACGGTCTGA
- a CDS encoding M55 family metallopeptidase has translation MKILISADMEGATGVTWPADVLPGTPQWERCRSMFTSDVDAAVRGFFDGGADEVLINEAHWSMRNLLLERLDERAEMLTGRHKSLSMVEGVQHGDVDGIAFIGYHAGAGMEGVLAHTYLANSITGVWLNGERASEGLLNAAVVAEYGVPVVLVTGDDVACEDALGYAPGALKVAVKDHVSRYAAVCRTPARTAADIRAAAKEAAALAGRREPVAAGPFTVEVEFDAEHLAMAVTVVPGVIRAGERKVAYTSGTMHDGIRTFKAVTTIASAAVEEQYG, from the coding sequence ATGAAGATCCTCATCAGCGCGGACATGGAGGGCGCCACCGGCGTCACCTGGCCCGCCGACGTGCTGCCGGGCACACCGCAGTGGGAGCGCTGCCGGTCGATGTTCACCTCCGACGTCGACGCCGCCGTGCGAGGCTTCTTCGACGGCGGCGCCGACGAGGTGCTGATCAACGAGGCGCACTGGAGCATGCGCAACCTGCTCCTGGAGCGGCTCGACGAGCGGGCCGAGATGCTCACCGGGCGGCACAAGTCGCTGTCCATGGTGGAGGGCGTGCAGCACGGCGACGTGGACGGCATCGCGTTCATCGGCTACCACGCGGGAGCCGGTATGGAGGGTGTCCTCGCGCACACCTACCTCGCCAACTCCATCACCGGAGTGTGGCTGAACGGCGAACGGGCCAGCGAGGGCCTGCTCAACGCGGCCGTGGTCGCCGAGTACGGGGTGCCGGTCGTCCTGGTCACCGGCGACGACGTGGCCTGCGAGGACGCCCTCGGCTACGCGCCGGGGGCGCTGAAGGTCGCGGTCAAGGACCATGTGTCGCGGTACGCGGCCGTGTGCCGCACGCCCGCCCGGACGGCCGCCGACATCCGGGCCGCGGCGAAGGAGGCCGCCGCGCTGGCGGGCCGCCGGGAGCCGGTGGCGGCCGGCCCCTTCACCGTCGAGGTGGAGTTCGACGCGGAGCACCTGGCGATGGCCGTCACCGTGGTGCCGGGCGTGATCCGCGCCGGCGAGCGGAAGGTGGCGTACACGAGCGGGACCATGCACGACGGGATCCGCACCTTCAAGGCGGTCACCACGATCGCCTCGGCCGCGGTGGAGGAGCAGTATGGCTGA
- a CDS encoding SRPBCC family protein yields the protein MAQVEATTERIVAADAETVFDAIADYSGTRARLLPEQFSEYEVREGGDGEGSLVHWKLQATSKRVRDCLLEVTEPSDGELVEKDRNSSMVTVWRVTPAGEGRSRVVVTTTWTGAGGIGGFFERTFAPKGLGRIYDALLARLAAEVEK from the coding sequence ATGGCGCAGGTCGAGGCCACTACGGAGCGGATCGTCGCGGCGGACGCGGAGACGGTGTTCGACGCCATCGCCGACTACAGCGGCACGCGCGCGAGGCTGCTGCCCGAGCAGTTCAGCGAGTACGAGGTCCGGGAGGGCGGCGACGGGGAGGGCAGCCTCGTCCACTGGAAGCTCCAGGCCACCAGCAAGCGCGTCCGCGACTGCCTCCTGGAGGTCACCGAGCCGAGCGACGGCGAACTGGTCGAGAAGGACCGCAACTCCTCCATGGTCACCGTCTGGCGCGTCACCCCGGCCGGCGAGGGCAGGTCCCGGGTCGTCGTGACCACCACGTGGACGGGTGCGGGCGGCATCGGCGGCTTCTTCGAGAGGACCTTCGCACCCAAGGGGCTCGGGCGCATCTACGACGCGCTGCTCGCCAGGCTGGCCGCCGAGGTCGAGAAGTAG